Proteins encoded in a region of the Mesoflavibacter profundi genome:
- the coaBC gene encoding bifunctional phosphopantothenoylcysteine decarboxylase/phosphopantothenate--cysteine ligase CoaBC — protein sequence MSILSGKNILLGVSAGIAAYKTATLVRQFIKAGANVQVVMTPASKDFVTPLTLSTLSKNPVYSTFTDEEDENATWNNHVELGLWADYFVIAPATANTLSKMANGTCDNLLLATYLSAKCKVYFAPAMDLDMYKHPSTLNSFSKLQAFGNVMIPATSGELASGLVGQGRMAEPEDIVSFIEKDILNGLPLNGKKVMITAGPTYEAIDPVRFIGNHSSGKMGFEIAKAAANLGAEVILISGPTHQTVNHNLITIVPVVSALNMYEAAHKYYSNSDIVIAAAAVADYKPKNVANQKIKKKDATLTLELEKTKDVLASLGEIKTSQFLVGFALETNNEVENAKSKLKRKNLDLIVLNSLQDKGAGFKSDTNKVTLIDKDENISTFKLKSKTEVATDIINTIITAINA from the coding sequence ATGTCTATTTTAAGTGGCAAGAATATACTGTTAGGCGTAAGCGCTGGTATAGCTGCTTATAAAACAGCAACTTTAGTTAGACAATTTATAAAAGCAGGTGCCAATGTACAAGTAGTCATGACACCTGCTTCTAAGGATTTTGTAACTCCGCTTACATTATCTACACTTTCCAAAAATCCTGTATATTCCACATTTACAGACGAAGAAGACGAAAACGCTACTTGGAATAACCATGTAGAGTTAGGGCTTTGGGCAGACTATTTTGTGATAGCGCCAGCAACAGCAAATACATTATCAAAAATGGCTAATGGAACTTGCGATAATTTATTATTAGCAACGTATCTATCGGCAAAATGTAAAGTATATTTTGCTCCAGCAATGGATTTAGATATGTATAAACATCCATCTACTTTAAATTCATTTAGTAAATTACAAGCATTTGGTAATGTAATGATACCTGCAACTTCTGGTGAATTAGCTAGCGGATTAGTTGGACAAGGAAGAATGGCAGAGCCAGAAGATATCGTATCGTTTATAGAAAAGGATATTTTAAACGGACTACCGTTAAACGGAAAAAAAGTTATGATTACTGCTGGACCAACGTATGAAGCTATAGATCCAGTTAGATTTATAGGAAATCATTCTTCAGGAAAAATGGGATTCGAGATAGCCAAAGCAGCAGCAAATTTAGGTGCAGAAGTTATTTTAATTTCTGGTCCAACACATCAAACAGTAAATCACAATTTAATTACTATAGTTCCTGTTGTTAGTGCTTTAAATATGTACGAGGCTGCACATAAATATTATTCTAATAGTGATATTGTTATAGCAGCAGCAGCAGTTGCAGACTACAAACCAAAAAATGTAGCCAATCAAAAAATAAAAAAGAAAGATGCTACGTTAACTTTAGAGCTAGAAAAAACAAAAGATGTGTTAGCATCTTTAGGAGAAATAAAAACAAGTCAGTTTTTAGTAGGATTTGCTTTAGAAACTAATAATGAAGTAGAAAATGCAAAAAGCAAACTAAAAAGAAAGAATTTAGACTTAATTGTATTAAATTCGTTACAGGACAAAGGTGCAGGTTTTAAATCAGACACTAATAAAGTTACGTTAATAGATAAAGACGAAAACATTAGTACATTTAAGTTAAAATCTAAAACCGAAGTCGCAACAGATATAATAAACACTATAATAACTGCAATAAATGCGTAA
- a CDS encoding 5'-nucleotidase C-terminal domain-containing protein — MQNKTLVLLILLSLVFSCKQDLSLTKIEGKQIPITDSIVADSDIDNFIKPYRESLEKDMNKVLSYAPETYHKNDGEYNTAIGNLMAHIVLKEGNAIFNKRTGENIDIVLLNHGGIRAPINKGNITTETAFQVMPFENSIVVVALKGAQIDSLTHYLSQSKKAHPIEGLQLTIDKDFNITKALVDNQPIDSNKTYYVATNDYLYNGGDRMRFFKTNDTVYSLDYKIRNAMIDYFSKVDTIRPVIDNRFIQTK; from the coding sequence ATGCAAAATAAAACGTTAGTATTGCTAATATTATTAAGTCTAGTGTTTTCTTGTAAACAAGACTTAAGCTTAACTAAAATAGAAGGTAAGCAAATACCAATCACAGATTCTATAGTCGCAGATAGCGACATAGACAACTTTATAAAACCTTACAGAGAAAGTCTTGAAAAAGACATGAATAAAGTCCTTTCTTATGCTCCAGAAACGTACCATAAAAACGACGGAGAATACAACACTGCTATTGGTAATTTAATGGCTCATATTGTTTTAAAAGAAGGCAATGCTATCTTTAATAAAAGAACTGGAGAAAACATTGATATAGTCTTGTTAAATCATGGTGGAATTAGAGCTCCAATTAACAAAGGAAACATAACTACAGAAACTGCTTTTCAAGTTATGCCTTTTGAAAATAGCATTGTAGTTGTTGCTTTGAAAGGTGCTCAAATAGATAGTCTTACGCATTACTTAAGTCAATCTAAAAAAGCGCATCCAATTGAAGGTTTACAACTAACTATAGACAAGGATTTTAACATCACAAAAGCCTTAGTTGATAATCAACCAATAGACTCTAACAAAACCTACTATGTAGCAACCAACGATTATTTATATAATGGTGGCGACAGAATGCGTTTTTTTAAAACCAACGATACCGTTTATTCTTTAGATTATAAAATTAGAAACGCAATGATTGATTATTTTTCTAAAGTAGACACAATACGACCTGTAATAGATAATAGATTTATTCAAACTAAATAA
- a CDS encoding DNA-directed RNA polymerase subunit omega, with protein sequence MDLKKIDAPSTTTTYNRNAIDEPTNNIYEAISIISRRAEQINSEIKKELIEKLEEFATYNDSLEEIFENKEQIEVSKFYEKLPKPHALAVKEWLDNKIYYRNTEEDNKK encoded by the coding sequence ATGGATTTAAAGAAAATCGATGCGCCATCAACAACAACTACTTACAATAGAAATGCTATAGATGAGCCAACAAACAATATTTACGAAGCTATTTCTATCATTTCAAGAAGAGCAGAGCAGATTAATTCTGAAATTAAAAAAGAATTAATTGAAAAGTTAGAAGAATTTGCTACTTATAACGATAGTTTAGAAGAAATCTTTGAAAACAAAGAGCAAATAGAAGTTTCTAAATTTTACGAAAAATTACCTAAACCACATGCTTTAGCAGTTAAAGAATGGTTAGATAATAAAATCTATTACAGAAACACAGAAGAAGATAACAAAAAGTAA
- a CDS encoding DUF6913 domain-containing protein gives MILKGLKEKSNKNYIDKCVKNRVVDSNTNKINTVGVIVDQSEFKDLNWLQSLSTTLNVNPTNLKIIALVNPKQKEVNVYDLNFTKKDLGWKGTVKTDILKTFTNTDFDLLISFYKTSKLPLVFLSAITKAKFKVGVLAEEQVNDLILDIDINNTTIFETELVKYLNILNKL, from the coding sequence ATGATTTTAAAAGGTTTAAAAGAAAAATCTAATAAAAACTATATTGATAAATGTGTTAAAAATAGAGTAGTAGATTCTAACACAAATAAAATCAATACAGTAGGAGTAATAGTAGATCAAAGCGAATTTAAAGATTTAAATTGGCTGCAATCTTTGTCTACTACACTAAACGTAAATCCAACTAACCTTAAAATTATAGCTTTAGTAAATCCAAAACAAAAAGAAGTAAATGTTTACGACCTAAATTTTACAAAAAAGGATTTAGGTTGGAAAGGAACCGTAAAAACAGATATTTTAAAAACCTTTACAAATACAGATTTTGATTTGCTAATTAGTTTTTACAAAACCAGTAAATTACCTCTTGTTTTCTTATCAGCAATAACAAAAGCAAAATTTAAAGTTGGTGTTTTAGCAGAAGAACAAGTAAACGATTTAATTCTAGATATAGACATAAACAATACAACCATATTTGAAACAGAATTGGTTAAATACTTAAATATTTTAAATAAATTATAG
- a CDS encoding outer membrane protein assembly factor BamD: MKHLIYILVALVFFNSCSEYQKVLKSEDIAAKFQLGEQLYNEGKYTKANRLFEQIVPAYRGKPQAEKLMFLYADTYYQTGEEYLAGYQFERFTSAYPRSEKLEEAYYKSAMSYAALSPVYSKDQHETQNALEKLQLFANLYPSSSHMPEINKTVKDLEYKLELKAYSIAKQYNHITDYKASIKTFDNFIADFPGSTLREKALYYRFDSAYRLAINSVEYKKKQRLEDAITYYNAFKRLYSGSEFIADADKMNEDLKEQLQKYSTNI, from the coding sequence ATGAAGCATTTAATTTATATTTTAGTCGCATTAGTTTTTTTTAATTCGTGTAGTGAATATCAAAAAGTTTTAAAATCTGAAGATATCGCTGCAAAGTTTCAATTAGGAGAACAATTGTATAACGAAGGTAAGTATACCAAAGCTAACCGTTTATTTGAACAAATTGTTCCTGCTTACAGAGGTAAACCTCAAGCAGAAAAATTAATGTTTCTTTACGCAGATACATATTACCAAACAGGAGAAGAGTACCTTGCAGGTTACCAATTTGAACGTTTTACATCTGCTTACCCAAGAAGTGAAAAGTTAGAAGAAGCGTACTACAAAAGTGCTATGAGTTATGCAGCTTTGTCTCCAGTATATTCTAAAGACCAACATGAAACACAAAATGCTTTAGAAAAATTACAACTATTTGCAAATCTTTATCCAAGCTCTAGTCATATGCCAGAGATAAATAAAACGGTAAAAGATTTAGAATATAAATTAGAATTAAAAGCTTACAGTATAGCAAAACAATATAATCACATTACAGATTATAAAGCTTCAATAAAAACATTTGATAATTTTATAGCAGATTTTCCTGGATCTACATTACGCGAAAAAGCGTTATATTACAGATTTGATTCTGCTTACAGATTAGCAATAAATAGTGTTGAGTATAAGAAAAAGCAAAGATTAGAAGACGCAATTACTTATTACAACGCATTTAAAAGATTATACTCAGGATCAGAGTTTATAGCAGATGCCGATAAAATGAACGAAGACCTGAAAGAACAATTACAAAAATATAGCACAAATATCTAA
- the dapA gene encoding 4-hydroxy-tetrahydrodipicolinate synthase — protein sequence MNNPFLGTGIAIVTPFNNDGSVDHESLKKIVNYNIENGTNYIVISGTTGESVTITKQEKQEIIQTIKEANAGQLPLVLGVGGNNTAAVIEEIKSTDLSDFAGILSVSPYYSKPTQEGMYQHFKAVAEACPIPVILYNVPGRTAKNMEPSTTLRLARDFENVVAVKEAGNNVQQYLELLRDKPEDFSVISGDDDLALGIVLAGGAGVISVIGQGLPKPFCEMIQLGLEGKAKEAYKIHFKLMKMIDLIFAENNPAGIKAVLKALNLCSDKVRLPLVEATEELQAQIKEALKTI from the coding sequence ATGAATAACCCTTTTTTAGGAACAGGAATAGCAATTGTAACACCATTTAATAATGATGGAAGTGTAGATCACGAGTCGTTAAAAAAAATTGTAAACTACAATATAGAAAATGGTACAAATTACATCGTAATTAGTGGTACAACAGGAGAAAGTGTAACCATTACTAAACAAGAAAAACAAGAAATTATACAAACTATAAAAGAAGCAAATGCAGGACAATTACCTTTAGTTTTAGGTGTTGGTGGTAATAATACAGCAGCTGTTATAGAAGAAATTAAATCTACAGATTTATCTGATTTTGCAGGAATATTATCTGTTTCTCCATATTATTCTAAGCCTACACAAGAAGGTATGTACCAACATTTTAAAGCTGTTGCAGAAGCTTGTCCAATACCTGTAATTCTATACAATGTACCAGGAAGAACTGCCAAAAACATGGAGCCTTCAACAACTTTACGATTAGCTAGAGATTTTGAAAATGTTGTAGCGGTAAAAGAAGCAGGTAATAACGTACAACAATATTTAGAGTTATTAAGAGATAAACCAGAAGATTTTTCAGTGATATCTGGTGACGACGATTTGGCTTTAGGTATTGTACTTGCTGGCGGCGCAGGAGTAATCTCTGTGATAGGTCAAGGTTTACCAAAACCATTTTGTGAAATGATACAATTAGGTCTAGAAGGAAAAGCTAAAGAAGCTTATAAAATTCATTTTAAATTAATGAAAATGATAGATTTAATTTTTGCTGAAAATAATCCAGCTGGTATCAAAGCTGTTTTAAAAGCTTTAAATTTATGTAGTGATAAAGTAAGATTGCCATTAGTAGAAGCAACAGAAGAATTGCAAGCGCAAATCAAAGAAGCGCTTAAAACAATCTAA
- the porD gene encoding type IX secretion system protein PorD, producing the protein MRNFLFVLILLTQCISFAQEFNATVVVNAQLTGNENLQQFKTLENQLTEFITNTKWTNKEFKPQERINCNLVINITEYSGNNYNATLQIQSSRPVFGASYTTPIYNINDKDFSFDYVEFQNIIYNPNQYVSNLISVLSFHVYMILGMDADSFEENGGDVYFKQAQNINNFSQQNNYKGWKLEDGLQSRFALIDNLMSPTYKEFRQVMYSYHRKGLDQFSTNLKDAKNQIATSLLNFKEMNRRRPNSYLARIFFDAKAEEIEQIFSDGPSVEIVELVDVLNKVAPMHSSKWRNIKF; encoded by the coding sequence ATGCGTAATTTTCTTTTTGTATTAATTTTACTTACTCAATGTATTAGTTTTGCTCAAGAGTTTAATGCAACTGTAGTTGTAAATGCACAATTAACGGGTAATGAAAATTTACAACAATTTAAAACTCTAGAGAACCAGCTAACCGAATTTATTACTAATACAAAATGGACAAATAAAGAGTTTAAACCTCAAGAACGTATTAATTGTAATTTAGTAATAAATATCACAGAGTATTCTGGAAATAATTACAACGCAACGTTACAAATACAATCTTCTAGACCAGTTTTTGGAGCCTCTTATACAACACCAATCTATAACATAAATGATAAAGACTTTTCTTTTGATTATGTCGAGTTTCAAAATATAATTTACAATCCAAATCAATATGTGTCTAATTTAATTTCGGTATTATCCTTTCATGTATATATGATATTAGGTATGGACGCAGATAGTTTTGAAGAAAATGGAGGTGATGTATACTTCAAACAAGCACAAAATATTAATAACTTTTCTCAACAAAATAATTATAAAGGTTGGAAATTAGAAGACGGTTTACAAAGTAGATTTGCTTTAATAGATAATTTGATGTCGCCAACTTATAAAGAGTTTAGACAAGTCATGTACAGTTATCACCGTAAAGGCTTAGATCAATTTAGTACGAATTTAAAAGACGCAAAAAACCAAATTGCAACATCGCTTTTAAATTTTAAAGAGATGAACAGAAGACGACCAAATTCTTATTTAGCTAGAATATTTTTTGATGCCAAAGCAGAAGAAATCGAACAAATCTTTTCAGATGGACCAAGTGTAGAAATCGTAGAATTGGTAGATGTTTTAAATAAAGTTGCGCCAATGCATTCTTCAAAATGGCGAAATATTAAGTTTTAG
- the recN gene encoding DNA repair protein RecN, producing MLTGLTIKNYALIDQMQVNFNDGFTIITGETGAGKSILLGGLSLILGKRADLSSLKNPEKKCIIEATFNISNYKLKPLFASEDLDYEEQTIVRREILPSGKSRAFVNDSPVNLSSLQKLGEQLIDIHSQNETLQLVDDSFQFQVIDALAKTEADLKSYTTTLKTYKILQKELLELKQFQAEAIKEHDYNSFLLKELEEAKLKEGELQDLEEEYEVLSNVEAIQEKLESSNQLLTEEQVGIIENLREVKNNLQKLSTISDKYIDIFNRVNSCLIELDDVVTDIDNYHSILEVNPSRLEQVDAKLALINNLMQKHVAQNVLELIKIKEELSIKVEATENVDKDIVDKQNQIEEIKQTLNNQAKIITEKRNKAIPNLIRQLQNILAKLGMPNAQFEITLIPASDFLSNGKDQLSFLFSANKGGQFNTLKKAASGGELSRIMLAIKAILSQYIKLPSIIFDEIDTGVSGEISNKMADIMSQMSKQMQVFSITHLPQIAAKGNTHFKVYKEDINNVTTSNLIKLDYDERVVELAQMLGGTKISDSAIAHAKQLLN from the coding sequence ATGTTAACAGGATTAACTATAAAAAACTATGCATTAATAGATCAAATGCAAGTAAATTTTAATGACGGTTTTACTATTATTACTGGCGAAACTGGTGCAGGAAAATCTATATTACTTGGTGGATTATCTTTAATATTAGGAAAAAGAGCAGATTTGTCAAGCCTAAAAAATCCTGAAAAAAAATGCATAATAGAAGCAACTTTTAATATTTCTAACTATAAATTAAAACCATTATTTGCTTCAGAAGATTTGGATTATGAAGAGCAAACAATTGTTAGAAGAGAAATTTTACCATCAGGAAAATCAAGAGCTTTTGTAAACGATTCGCCTGTAAATCTTTCAAGCTTACAAAAGCTAGGAGAACAATTAATAGATATTCATTCACAGAATGAAACATTACAATTAGTAGATGATAGTTTTCAGTTTCAAGTAATTGATGCTTTAGCAAAAACAGAAGCAGATTTAAAGTCTTATACTACGACATTAAAAACATATAAAATACTTCAAAAGGAATTATTAGAATTAAAACAATTTCAAGCAGAAGCTATAAAAGAACACGATTATAATTCTTTTTTACTTAAAGAGTTAGAAGAAGCAAAACTTAAAGAAGGCGAGTTGCAAGATTTAGAAGAAGAATATGAGGTTTTAAGTAATGTTGAAGCAATACAAGAAAAGTTAGAGAGTTCTAATCAATTACTAACAGAAGAGCAAGTAGGAATTATAGAAAACTTAAGAGAAGTAAAAAACAATCTTCAAAAACTTTCAACAATTTCAGATAAATATATAGATATTTTTAATCGCGTAAATAGCTGTTTAATAGAGCTTGATGATGTGGTGACAGATATAGATAATTATCACTCTATTTTAGAAGTTAATCCATCTAGATTAGAACAAGTAGATGCTAAACTTGCACTTATAAATAATTTGATGCAAAAACACGTTGCGCAAAATGTGTTAGAATTAATAAAAATTAAAGAAGAATTATCAATTAAAGTTGAAGCTACAGAAAATGTAGATAAGGATATAGTAGATAAACAAAACCAAATAGAAGAAATAAAACAAACACTTAATAATCAAGCCAAAATTATTACAGAAAAACGCAATAAAGCAATACCTAATTTAATTCGACAATTGCAGAATATTCTTGCTAAACTAGGAATGCCAAATGCACAATTTGAAATTACATTAATACCTGCATCAGACTTTTTAAGTAATGGTAAAGATCAATTAAGTTTTTTATTTTCAGCAAATAAAGGCGGACAATTTAATACATTAAAAAAGGCGGCTTCAGGTGGAGAATTATCGCGAATAATGCTAGCAATAAAAGCTATATTATCACAATACATAAAACTACCAAGTATTATTTTTGATGAAATAGATACTGGCGTTTCTGGCGAAATCTCAAATAAAATGGCAGATATTATGTCACAAATGAGTAAGCAAATGCAAGTATTTAGCATTACACATTTACCACAAATAGCAGCAAAAGGAAATACACATTTTAAAGTGTATAAAGAAGATATTAATAATGTAACTACTTCAAATTTAATTAAATTAGATTATGACGAAAGAGTAGTAGAATTAGCTCAAATGCTTGGAGGAACAAAAATATCAGATTCAGCAATAGCTCATGCTAAACAATTATTAAATTAA
- a CDS encoding ion channel, producing MPKKIKDPGLGEQSSEFAQSIMNSDGSFNVNRVNKRTNILDTYHYLINITWTRFFLLAIVAFTAVNVLFALIYLLIGVDQIMVPTNSVLENFITALFFSAQTLTTLGYGYLAPNGMLSGFISSFEAFLGLSMFAFLTGLIYGRFSKPKASIRFSENLIFRDFNTTKAIMFRLVNNRSNVMIKPKATVTLALSKLNNKNEYKRSFYNLKLEREQINYLPTTWTIVHEIDQDSPLIEYKNEELNLLNAELVVMITYFDQSFNQEVHQIHSYNFKDLKLNYKFNPAFYYNKDGKLILDFDKIDSITPYKS from the coding sequence ATGCCAAAAAAAATAAAAGATCCAGGTTTAGGAGAACAATCGTCAGAATTTGCGCAAAGCATTATGAATTCTGACGGTAGTTTTAATGTAAACAGAGTAAATAAAAGGACTAATATTTTAGATACTTATCATTACTTAATAAACATCACTTGGACCAGATTTTTTTTATTAGCAATAGTCGCATTTACAGCAGTAAATGTGTTATTTGCTCTAATCTATTTATTAATAGGTGTAGATCAAATAATGGTGCCAACCAATAGTGTATTAGAAAATTTTATAACAGCATTATTTTTCTCGGCGCAAACATTAACCACTTTAGGTTACGGGTATTTAGCACCAAATGGAATGTTAAGTGGTTTTATATCTTCTTTTGAAGCGTTTTTAGGTCTATCCATGTTTGCATTTTTAACCGGGTTAATTTACGGTCGATTCTCTAAACCCAAAGCATCAATTAGATTTAGTGAAAATTTAATTTTCAGGGATTTTAATACTACAAAAGCCATAATGTTTAGATTAGTAAATAATAGGTCTAATGTTATGATTAAACCTAAAGCAACTGTAACATTAGCTTTATCTAAGTTGAATAATAAAAACGAATATAAGCGATCGTTTTACAACTTAAAATTAGAACGCGAACAAATAAATTATTTGCCAACAACATGGACAATAGTTCATGAAATAGATCAAGATAGTCCGCTAATAGAATATAAAAATGAAGAATTAAATCTTTTAAATGCAGAGCTTGTGGTAATGATAACTTATTTTGATCAATCCTTTAATCAAGAAGTCCATCAAATACATTCTTACAACTTTAAAGATTTAAAGCTAAATTATAAATTTAATCCAGCATTTTATTACAATAAAGACGGTAAACTTATATTAGATTTTGATAAGATAGATAGTATAACACCTTATAAAAGTTAA